In Clostridium cylindrosporum DSM 605, one DNA window encodes the following:
- a CDS encoding ABC transporter ATP-binding protein, whose protein sequence is MQLIINNISKRFGEKYVVKDFNLNINKGEILSILGPSGCGKTTVLKMIGGFLHPYSGSIILDGEDITTLPPEKREVSTVFQSFALFPHMKVIDNIVYGLKFKGYSKREALKKGEEYLSLIGLIEERNSYPSTLSGGQKQRVALARSLILNPKVLLLDEALSSLDVNLRVKMRSEVKEIGKRFNTTMIFVTHDQDEALSISDKIAVMNMGCIQQIGSPREIYENPSNNFVRNFLGECNSIAIKDKEINIRPEKIRLISISEKNIVGKAVLNGIVRKKVFMGFYIQYEVELENKEVLTVRELDEKDEFCIEECVKVVI, encoded by the coding sequence ATGCAGTTAATAATAAACAATATCTCTAAAAGATTTGGAGAAAAATATGTTGTTAAAGACTTTAATCTTAATATTAATAAAGGTGAAATATTATCTATTCTTGGACCATCGGGATGTGGAAAAACAACAGTTTTAAAGATGATAGGTGGATTTTTACATCCGTATTCAGGAAGTATAATACTTGATGGAGAGGATATTACAACTCTTCCACCTGAAAAGAGAGAAGTTTCAACTGTTTTCCAATCATTCGCCTTGTTTCCTCATATGAAGGTAATAGATAATATAGTATATGGTCTTAAATTTAAAGGATATTCAAAGAGAGAAGCACTTAAGAAAGGTGAGGAGTATTTAAGTTTGATAGGACTAATTGAAGAGAGAAATTCCTATCCTTCAACTTTAAGTGGTGGACAAAAGCAAAGAGTTGCTCTTGCTAGAAGCCTAATATTAAATCCTAAGGTGCTCCTTCTTGATGAAGCATTAAGTAGTTTAGATGTTAATCTAAGAGTTAAAATGAGAAGTGAAGTAAAGGAGATAGGAAAAAGATTTAATACAACAATGATATTTGTAACCCATGACCAGGATGAAGCACTTTCAATATCAGATAAAATAGCTGTAATGAATATGGGGTGTATACAGCAAATAGGAAGTCCTAGAGAAATATATGAAAACCCAAGTAATAATTTTGTCAGAAATTTTCTAGGTGAATGTAATAGCATTGCTATTAAAGATAAAGAGATCAATATAAGACCAGAGAAAATTAGATTAATTAGTATTAGTGAGAAGAATATAGTTGGAAAAGCAGTTTTGAATGGAATAGTTAGAAAAAAGGTATTTATGGGTTTTTATATACAGTATGAAGTAGAATTAGAGAATAAGGAAGTTTTAACAGTTAGAGAATTGGATGAAAAAGATGAATTTTGTATAGAAGAGTGTGTTAAAGTGGTCATTTAA
- a CDS encoding RuBisCO large subunit C-terminal-like domain-containing protein: protein MYFSDKFLNLSGERFSVLYRIFGSEKEVFSIANDITVEQTVEFPYECLPLGDIKESIVGKIEEVQRYDEESYKVKISYAVEIVGEEFTQFLNVLFGNISMRENIQLIDIELSGTILSNFSGPRFGVEGIRDIIGVFDRPIIFSALKPIGLSSEELASIAYDLALGGVDVIKDDHGIADQSFSRFSERVKLCTEAVNKANKVTGNKSIYVPNITGSYRNVIKRAKEAKEAGAGGVLICPILTGFDVIREISNDDSINLPIFSHPAFIGSFAVNKFGISHSAIFGLIQRLSGADCSIFPNYGGRFSFSTEECKSILNGCTREFYNIKPIFPSPAGGMTLGKVEEIIKFYGKDTMLLIGGGLFQGEKGLLENCRDLKKAIEEFK from the coding sequence ATGTATTTTAGTGATAAGTTTTTAAATCTTTCCGGGGAAAGATTTAGTGTTTTATATAGAATATTTGGAAGTGAAAAAGAAGTTTTTTCTATTGCAAATGATATAACTGTAGAACAAACAGTAGAGTTTCCATATGAATGTCTTCCACTAGGGGATATTAAGGAATCTATAGTAGGTAAAATAGAAGAGGTTCAAAGGTATGATGAAGAAAGCTATAAGGTAAAGATAAGTTATGCAGTTGAAATTGTTGGTGAGGAATTTACACAGTTTCTAAATGTTCTTTTTGGAAATATTAGTATGAGAGAGAACATACAGCTTATAGATATAGAACTATCTGGGACTATTCTTAGCAATTTCTCTGGACCAAGGTTTGGGGTAGAAGGAATTAGAGATATAATTGGTGTTTTTGATAGACCTATTATTTTTAGTGCATTAAAGCCTATTGGCCTTTCAAGTGAGGAACTTGCATCTATTGCATATGACCTTGCGCTAGGAGGAGTAGACGTTATTAAAGATGACCATGGTATAGCTGACCAAAGTTTTTCAAGATTTAGTGAAAGAGTTAAGCTATGCACAGAGGCAGTAAATAAAGCTAATAAGGTAACAGGAAATAAGTCTATATATGTACCAAATATAACTGGAAGCTATAGAAATGTAATTAAAAGGGCTAAGGAGGCAAAGGAAGCTGGAGCTGGTGGAGTTTTAATTTGTCCAATCCTTACAGGATTTGATGTAATAAGAGAAATTTCAAATGATGATTCAATAAACTTACCAATATTTAGCCATCCTGCCTTTATAGGAAGTTTTGCAGTGAATAAATTTGGAATATCACATAGTGCTATATTTGGACTTATTCAAAGATTATCTGGAGCAGATTGTAGCATATTCCCAAACTATGGTGGTAGATTTTCCTTTAGTACAGAGGAGTGCAAGAGTATTTTAAATGGATGTACTAGGGAGTTTTATAATATAAAGCCTATATTCCCATCTCCAGCAGGGGGAATGACACTAGGAAAAGTAGAAGAAATTATAAAGTTTTACGGTAAGGACACAATGCTTTTAATAGGTGGGGGATTATTCCAAGGTGAAAAAGGTCTTTTAGAAAATTGTAGAGATTTAAAAAAGGCTATTGAAGAATTTAAGTAA
- a CDS encoding transketolase family protein, protein MEILSKVHAKNLVEWAKDKENTVVLSADLTSSTEIEEFKNAYPDRFFSMGIAEQNMLSFAGGLAREGFIPLIHTFGVFIYRRAYDQIAMSVAYPNLPVRMFGFLPGVTTPGGATHQAIEDISVMRSLPNMTILECGDATDVESILKITEGIKGPVYIRMLRGELPRLFDKNKPTEFKKSRVISEGSDIVIASSGVCTEEAIRATSALKEKGLSIHHVHVTTLKPFEDEELLSAIEKSKYGVITMENHSVIGGLGSIIADAMAERGIGKRLYKIGIKDVFLHGASKAYLMKEYGLDAIALIEAVEKVVGKRFRIDEESLEKAFVAAVHSLAKPEAL, encoded by the coding sequence ATGGAAATTTTATCAAAGGTACATGCGAAGAATTTAGTTGAGTGGGCAAAGGATAAAGAAAATACAGTTGTTTTATCAGCTGATTTAACAAGCTCAACTGAAATAGAAGAATTTAAAAACGCTTATCCAGATAGATTTTTTTCAATGGGTATTGCCGAACAAAATATGTTAAGTTTTGCAGGAGGTCTTGCAAGAGAAGGGTTTATTCCACTTATTCATACATTTGGAGTATTTATATATAGAAGAGCCTATGATCAAATTGCAATGTCAGTTGCATATCCGAACCTTCCTGTTAGAATGTTTGGGTTTCTTCCAGGGGTAACTACGCCAGGTGGAGCAACTCATCAAGCTATTGAGGATATATCTGTAATGAGGTCCCTTCCTAATATGACGATTTTAGAGTGCGGGGACGCAACAGATGTTGAAAGTATATTAAAGATAACCGAGGGGATTAAAGGACCTGTTTACATTAGAATGCTAAGAGGAGAACTACCAAGATTATTTGATAAAAATAAGCCAACTGAGTTTAAAAAGTCACGTGTAATAAGTGAAGGTAGTGATATTGTTATAGCATCAAGTGGTGTGTGTACTGAAGAAGCTATACGTGCAACAAGTGCTTTAAAAGAAAAGGGACTATCAATTCATCATGTACATGTTACAACCTTAAAGCCATTTGAAGATGAGGAATTATTAAGTGCTATAGAAAAATCAAAATATGGAGTTATTACAATGGAAAATCATTCTGTAATAGGTGGACTTGGAAGTATTATAGCAGATGCAATGGCTGAGAGAGGTATAGGAAAAAGATTATATAAAATAGGAATTAAGGATGTTTTTCTTCATGGAGCTAGTAAAGCATACTTAATGAAGGAATATGGACTTGATGCTATTGCTTTAATAGAGGCAGTTGAAAAGGTTGTAGGTAAAAGGTTTAGAATAGATGAGGAAAGCCTTGAAAAAGCCTTTGTTGCAGCTGTTCATAGCCTTGCTAAACCAGAGGCACTTTAA
- a CDS encoding transketolase codes for MKKDYIEDIAKVADRIRLRVLEHSIKNNGGYLSQACSSAEIFASLYLKIMNLSKIRKPMMPKSFPGVPSNDNKKYFTGENFNGIKNEVYDRFFLSPTHYSLVLYAALIEAGRMHEDGLLEFNKDGSVVEMIGAEHSPGMEIMTGSLGQGISQAAGIAMGRKLKGDKGKVVIFMSDGECQSGQFYEAIETIGYHKLDNILVYVDINGYQCDGPTESVMSIEPFDKRLESFGIRVFRVDGHNIEALVKYSEIPSDGRPTFVLCDTNPTNKIPLLNKRKPKLHYLRFKDQSEKDEYKDFYQEFKQKVEI; via the coding sequence ATGAAAAAAGACTATATAGAAGATATTGCTAAAGTAGCAGATAGAATAAGGTTAAGAGTTTTAGAACATAGTATAAAAAATAATGGAGGGTATTTAAGTCAGGCATGCTCTTCAGCAGAAATATTTGCTTCACTATACCTTAAAATAATGAATTTATCAAAAATACGTAAACCTATGATGCCAAAGAGCTTTCCTGGTGTTCCAAGTAACGATAACAAAAAGTATTTTACAGGTGAAAACTTTAACGGGATAAAAAATGAAGTATATGACAGGTTTTTTCTATCACCTACCCATTATTCATTAGTTTTATATGCAGCACTTATTGAAGCAGGAAGAATGCATGAAGATGGACTTTTAGAGTTTAATAAAGATGGAAGTGTAGTTGAGATGATAGGTGCTGAACACTCTCCAGGAATGGAAATTATGACAGGCTCTTTAGGACAAGGTATAAGCCAAGCAGCAGGTATTGCAATGGGAAGAAAGCTAAAGGGAGACAAAGGTAAGGTCGTAATTTTCATGTCAGATGGAGAATGTCAATCAGGGCAGTTTTATGAAGCTATAGAAACTATAGGATACCATAAATTAGATAATATATTAGTTTATGTTGATATAAATGGTTATCAGTGTGATGGTCCAACAGAAAGTGTTATGTCTATTGAACCATTTGATAAAAGATTAGAGTCATTTGGTATTCGTGTGTTTAGAGTAGATGGTCATAACATAGAAGCGCTTGTTAAGTACTCTGAAATTCCATCAGATGGTAGACCTACATTTGTACTTTGTGATACAAATCCAACAAATAAAATTCCTCTTTTAAACAAGAGAAAGCCTAAACTTCACTATTTAAGATTTAAGGATCAAAGTGAAAAGGACGAGTACAAGGATTTTTACCAAGAGTTTAAGCAGAAAGTAGAAATTTAA
- the mtnA gene encoding S-methyl-5-thioribose-1-phosphate isomerase has translation MENIQGIKSVYLDDEKNIVVILDQTLLPREKVFLEVDKIEDLYEAIHSLRVRGAPAIGIAAAYGVYLFTKLVEAGDFESLYEAFKKNKDYIESSRPTAVNLSWALKRMENRLISEKDKKVDEIKLALLDEANQIREEDEAVCKAIGENALTLLKDGYGLLTHCNPGGIATAKYGTALAPIFLGLERGVNFKVFVDETRPLLQGARLTAWELHESGVDTTLICDNMAATVMNQGKVNAVLVGCDRVALNGDSANKIGTMPLAIVAKHFNIPFYVCAPISTIDISCKDENDIEIEIRNGDEITEKWYENRVAPKGVKTYNPCFDVTPNNLITAIITEKGIIYPPFHEGIKKLFEGDK, from the coding sequence ATGGAAAATATACAAGGCATCAAATCTGTTTATTTAGATGATGAAAAAAATATAGTTGTAATACTTGATCAAACCCTTTTACCAAGGGAAAAGGTATTTCTTGAAGTTGATAAAATAGAGGATTTATACGAGGCGATCCACTCCTTAAGAGTAAGAGGTGCTCCTGCAATAGGTATTGCAGCTGCATATGGAGTATATCTATTTACAAAACTTGTAGAAGCTGGTGACTTTGAAAGTCTTTATGAAGCATTTAAGAAAAATAAAGATTATATAGAATCATCAAGACCTACAGCTGTTAATCTATCATGGGCTTTAAAGAGAATGGAAAATAGATTAATAAGTGAAAAGGATAAAAAAGTAGATGAAATTAAGTTAGCTCTTTTAGATGAAGCAAACCAAATTAGAGAAGAGGATGAGGCTGTATGTAAGGCAATAGGAGAGAATGCATTAACTCTTTTAAAAGATGGATATGGACTACTTACACATTGTAATCCTGGTGGAATTGCAACTGCAAAGTACGGAACAGCACTTGCACCAATTTTTCTTGGACTAGAGAGAGGTGTTAACTTTAAGGTATTTGTTGATGAAACAAGACCACTTCTTCAAGGGGCAAGACTTACTGCATGGGAGCTTCATGAATCTGGAGTTGATACAACTTTAATATGTGATAATATGGCGGCTACAGTTATGAATCAAGGGAAAGTAAATGCTGTACTTGTTGGATGTGACAGAGTAGCACTTAATGGAGATTCTGCAAACAAAATAGGTACGATGCCACTTGCAATAGTAGCAAAACACTTTAATATACCTTTTTATGTATGTGCACCAATTTCAACAATAGATATTAGCTGTAAAGATGAAAATGATATAGAAATTGAAATTAGAAATGGTGATGAGATAACAGAAAAGTGGTATGAAAATAGAGTTGCTCCAAAGGGTGTAAAAACATATAATCCATGTTTTGATGTAACTCCAAATAATCTTATAACAGCTATAATTACTGAAAAGGGAATAATATATCCTCCTTTCCATGAGGGGATTAAGAAACTATTTGAAGGGGATAAATAA
- a CDS encoding ABC transporter permease: MKSKFKKVSKLDTSFYNLLDKGLISIVLILCIIFILYPIICLMIQSIKVDTSISFKLYENIIEKNKRLLFNSIFVATLSGAISTILSLIIALRIHSFSSIINKLGKIILMLSMISPPFVASLAYIQLFGRRGYITYHFLGINYDPYGIHGVIIMQVIGFIPLSALMILGVIEKVDKRLLKASLDLGSSENKAIISVLLPLIKPGIIVSFLLTFVRSLADFGTVTIIGGSFETIATEIYMEIIGYANFSNAAAMNFLLVLPAIIIFIPYRRNMRRLNQLSKDNELENNDDFKLLPRGGLKSLLSVFTIGFIAISLLQYGCIFLSSISKFSRGNLIFTTEYIKYIREYSMDSFIRSITYAFIAGIFGSLLGIIISYYIDRRRIIGGRSIDFITTLPYILPGTFFGISYILAFNSFPFPLTGTAFIVVINCIFKQIPLTTKISSAVLSQISIDVEHAARDIGASKFHVIKDIILPNAREAFLIGFVNNFISTMTTIGAIIFLIYPGKEVATVKLFDAINSGEYGVASMIAVIIILITLSINTIFTSFISRKKVG; this comes from the coding sequence ATGAAATCAAAGTTTAAGAAGGTATCTAAATTAGATACCTCTTTTTATAATCTTTTGGATAAAGGATTAATTAGTATAGTTTTAATCCTTTGTATAATATTTATTTTATATCCTATTATATGTTTAATGATTCAAAGTATAAAAGTTGATACTAGTATCTCCTTTAAATTATATGAAAACATAATAGAAAAAAATAAAAGGTTACTATTTAATAGTATATTTGTAGCTACTTTATCAGGGGCTATATCAACGATACTCTCTTTAATCATAGCTTTAAGAATACATAGCTTTTCTTCTATTATAAATAAGCTAGGTAAGATTATTTTGATGTTATCTATGATATCACCACCCTTTGTAGCATCACTTGCATATATACAGTTATTTGGTAGAAGAGGATATATAACATATCATTTTCTAGGAATAAACTATGATCCTTATGGAATTCATGGAGTAATAATAATGCAGGTAATAGGATTTATTCCATTAAGCGCACTTATGATACTTGGGGTTATAGAGAAAGTTGACAAAAGACTTTTAAAGGCATCACTGGACCTTGGTTCAAGTGAAAATAAAGCAATTATAAGTGTGCTACTACCTCTTATAAAACCAGGAATAATTGTATCATTTCTTCTTACATTTGTAAGAAGTCTTGCGGACTTTGGAACAGTAACAATTATAGGTGGGAGTTTTGAGACCATAGCTACTGAAATATATATGGAGATAATTGGATATGCTAATTTCAGTAATGCAGCAGCAATGAATTTTCTTCTAGTGCTACCTGCAATTATAATTTTTATACCATATAGAAGGAATATGAGAAGATTAAATCAGTTATCTAAGGATAATGAATTAGAAAATAATGATGATTTTAAATTATTACCTAGGGGAGGATTAAAATCTTTACTTTCAGTATTTACTATAGGATTTATAGCTATAAGTTTACTACAGTACGGATGTATATTCCTATCCTCTATATCTAAATTTTCAAGAGGGAATCTTATATTTACAACAGAGTATATTAAGTATATTAGGGAATATAGTATGGATAGTTTTATAAGAAGTATAACATATGCTTTTATAGCTGGGATATTTGGTAGCTTGCTTGGAATTATAATTTCATACTATATAGATAGAAGAAGGATAATAGGGGGAAGGAGTATCGATTTTATAACAACCCTTCCATATATATTACCGGGGACTTTCTTTGGAATATCATATATATTAGCCTTTAACAGTTTTCCATTTCCTCTAACAGGAACAGCTTTTATAGTAGTTATTAATTGTATATTTAAGCAAATTCCATTAACAACAAAAATATCAAGTGCTGTATTAAGTCAAATAAGTATAGACGTTGAACACGCTGCAAGGGATATTGGTGCAAGTAAATTCCATGTAATCAAGGATATTATACTTCCAAATGCTAGGGAGGCATTTTTAATAGGCTTTGTTAATAATTTTATATCTACTATGACAACCATAGGTGCCATAATATTTTTGATATATCCAGGAAAAGAGGTTGCAACCGTAAAGCTATTTGATGCAATAAATAGTGGTGAATATGGTGTAGCCTCTATGATAGCGGTTATCATAATACTAATAACCCTAAGCATTAATACTATATTTACATCGTTTATATCAAGAAAGAAGGTGGGATAA
- the mtnK gene encoding S-methyl-5-thioribose kinase — protein MGERFKVYEILNEKSVIDYVKVKLDYFTEESSLISTEIGDGNLNYVYRVVDTNTKKSIIIKQSTPEARISSDIKVSVDRNRIEYEMLSIQNKYAKGLVPEVYGYDNIMNLIIMEDLSDYNILRGELVSHKRFNNFSDNITDFLVNTLLLTSDVVLDSKEKKELQGKFINPDLCEITENYVYTYPFVEDESFVFPPMLEFVKEEIWGDKRLLLEISKLKFDFLTKGQALIHGDLHTGSIFVKEGSIKVIDPEFGFYGPIGYDLGNVIANLLFAYQNADKTIDNIGENEDYKIYIESLVKDIIYKFKLKFSEKWDEFITETSAKVDGFKEYYLNSILSDSFGVAGTEIIRRIVGIAKVKDITVILDNDKRAEAEKFLLTLGKRFILERDNFKGEEDFINALHEVEKQF, from the coding sequence ATGGGTGAAAGATTTAAGGTCTATGAGATATTAAATGAAAAAAGTGTTATAGATTATGTTAAAGTTAAGCTTGATTATTTCACTGAAGAGAGTAGTTTAATATCAACTGAAATTGGGGACGGAAATTTAAATTATGTTTATAGGGTTGTAGATACTAATACTAAAAAGTCTATAATTATAAAACAATCAACTCCAGAGGCTAGAATATCAAGTGATATTAAGGTTTCAGTTGATAGAAATAGAATAGAGTATGAAATGTTAAGTATTCAAAATAAGTACGCAAAGGGTCTTGTACCAGAGGTTTATGGCTACGATAATATTATGAATCTTATTATCATGGAAGACTTATCAGACTATAATATACTAAGAGGGGAACTTGTAAGCCATAAGAGGTTTAATAATTTTTCTGATAATATTACAGATTTTTTAGTTAATACTCTTTTATTAACTAGTGATGTTGTATTAGACTCAAAGGAGAAAAAAGAACTTCAAGGAAAGTTTATAAATCCAGATCTTTGTGAAATAACAGAAAACTATGTATATACATATCCATTTGTAGAGGATGAAAGCTTTGTTTTCCCTCCTATGTTAGAGTTTGTTAAAGAGGAAATCTGGGGAGATAAAAGACTACTTCTTGAGATATCAAAGTTAAAGTTTGATTTCTTAACTAAGGGACAAGCGTTAATACATGGAGATTTGCATACAGGTTCTATTTTTGTAAAAGAGGGAAGTATAAAGGTTATTGATCCGGAATTTGGATTCTACGGACCAATTGGTTATGATTTGGGAAATGTTATAGCTAATTTATTATTTGCTTACCAAAATGCAGATAAGACTATTGATAATATAGGGGAAAATGAAGACTATAAGATTTATATAGAGAGTTTAGTAAAGGATATTATATATAAATTTAAATTAAAGTTTAGTGAAAAATGGGATGAATTTATAACTGAAACTTCAGCGAAGGTAGATGGATTTAAAGAATATTATCTAAATTCTATATTAAGTGACTCATTTGGAGTAGCTGGGACTGAGATTATTAGAAGAATAGTTGGAATTGCAAAGGTTAAGGATATTACTGTAATTTTAGATAATGATAAAAGGGCTGAAGCTGAGAAGTTTCTTTTAACACTTGGAAAAAGATTTATCTTAGAAAGAGATAATTTCAAAGGGGAAGAGGACTTTATAAATGCTCTTCATGAAGTTGAAAAGCAGTTCTAA